The window TGTCTCAATGTCCCAGTACTTTTTATTTTTCACAATTCCTGGCTGTTCAACGATAATTCGTTTCTGTGTTTCAGAATCAGAATTACGCGGGTAGTCCAGAACTAGatcttttagactgttgaaattaatagattggttgttaccaacatttaacgttatacccttcacttttaagACAGTTTTACCAGTGTTGAGTTTGTATCCGTAAGTTTTTGGACCTGCAGATACAAATTCAGTGATGTACGTATCATCAggtatctcactggtcaattcccccaggtaatcCCCTAAAGGAGGACTCCACTCACCATCTTTCTGCACAAAAATAACAGAATCTGTGTCATGGTATAGGCACCTTTCCTGCAATTTATCCAGAACAGAGTATAGCTCTAGTCTGGCATACGCCGTTGTAAAACACGctataaaaatgtttgtgtttttgttgacagTGTGATGTCCCTCTGTATATTTCCAGTCAATTGTGGTTGTCTCATCATCAATAAAATGCAACATTGAAATGTCATAGTACGGTAAAAAAACATGATGAAACAAGGCTTCAGCATCGCTGATAATGCTGGTACATGATAAATTAGATCTCTGTGCAAACTTTCCCCATAAAGAATTTAAGAAAAGCTTGGAGATCTGTCTCTTTGCAGAGTTCATTCCTATATTTTCAGATCGTAATTGTACACCTTCTTTTTCAAGAAAGGTGTCAATGTACTGTTGTTTCTTGTTATCATCAGTGCACCAGCTGGGATAACCGGAAGCCTCCTGCTTATCCCTAAGGTGTAATTTAATGTACGGCGCAAACAGAGTATCACTGGTATTAGTAAAATCCCAAATTTCATAGATGTGTGCAATCCTATATCCTTTTTCTATTGCCATCTCAACCTCTATTGTGCACCAAGTTCCTGTCAGAGAGCGATCCTCATCACTGTGTGTACAGTCCTCAGTTTGTGAATTGACAGCGCATGTATAGCAAAGGGGAAACATTAATTTTTTGTTGAGTTTTACCGGAAGAACTGGAAAAAATAAATCCCTTGGAGGGTAGACCTTGACTTTGACAAGACCAAAGTAATTTTTAATAAATCCAAAGTTCTCATAGATAATATGAGGATGACCAACAGGATAtgttttagttttgtttacaaagGGATACAGACTGGTGAAATCATAGTAATGTAGCATCTCTCCAGATTCCCGTTGGTGATAAAGTTTAATGGCATTAGTACGGTCCCCATAAAGGGCATCGCGGGGATCTAAGGGTTTGGGGAATTCCATTTGGTCAAGAAATGTTTGAAGATTAGAATCTTTTTCAACCATTTCTTTCCAATCATGTTCCCACAGAACTCTCACTGTGTAGCCGCAATACTGCAAGTAACGTTTTTTAGCTAAAAAGGCGTAATATAATTGACCATAGGATGTGTTTGTGACCTTATTTGAGTCATTTTCATTATAACATACAGGACATCCATGGTAAAAGCAGCCCTGAAATTCAAACGCTATGTGACTGTTGTTAACATAGGCGTAACCATCTAAGAAATATTTTCCGACTTGTTTTTCACCGCCTCTCAAAGCATGCTGAATGGTTATGTTCTCTGTGTGTGCTACATacatgagccactgtatagcgggGGACGAGAAACGTTTTTTTGTCTTGTGATAATTATCCCCAGGTAAAATGGCTATTGTGTTTTTTGGAAGAAATTTAAACCTGTACATTGCCATACATACAGAGGCCAGGGTCACGAGTTGAAAAGGATCAATGCATCTGGTCACTTCAATCTTTTTCTTTTCCTGTTTACAGTATATTTGAATATTTTTCTGCGTCATCTCCATAACACGCTCTCTATAGAGTTCACAAGAGCGCCTCAGAATCTCAACATCTTGCTTGCAATAAGCTTTTAGTTCAGACTTAAAGTCAAAAGTTGTATTTACCTCGGTCTCATACCACTCCATAAATTCCCCTTTCTCACTAGGCGACATGTACTCTACCCCATAATATTTTACAGCGGGTAGGGGCCCCACATAGTTTTGATTTTCTTCAGTGTTAAAAAAGTGGGGAAAATGCCCTTTTGAACCTGAAAAACCCATAGCCTGTGGTAGCTTACTAAGTTTCATGGGTATGAAATTTAGAGAGTCTATAAATCGTATATCCAAATCAGGCAGCGTTACACACAAGAGGCGTCCACCTCGGGATATCAGTTTTACGCAGAGTTTTTCAGAAATCAATTCTTTAACAATAAAGTAAGCATCGTATCTGCCGGCATTGTGGGCTATAAATGTATGACCTGAAAATTTACCGCTTGTAAAGAACAGTACAAAGTCATGAGTACACGATTTACCTTCAAACTCCCAGGAAGGCCTGCCATGCAATGTTGTTGCGTAAATGTAATTTGGTATGTGCGTACCTGTCTCTTGCATACATTCAAAGTCATAAAATATATATTGTTCTGTTTCCTCCTTTGGTACATACCTCCGCATGTAACAAAGATGGTCATCAAATTCATTTAGACGTATGCGACAAACAGGACAACACATGCCTTTACATTTATGCTCGGACTCGCTATCTTTGAACACAAAATGATGACATTTATCACAAAATGTTTTAAGTCTGCAGAATGTTGGGTTATCTGTAGCTAAATGTGTGTGATGATCTAAGCACTCGCTCGAGCGACAAAAAACCCGACATATAGGGCAACGAGGTGGGTACTGCTCATCACTGCTCTCCACACAGCTCTCTCTTTGACAAGCTTTACAAAAATATTGACACGAATGATTAAATTTGTGATGAAACACCGAATTGCATCTTTCACAAAAGTAATCCTCACCGATAAAACCCTTCATATTTTTGATACCGTAGTAGTGATTATCATGGTGCAATATGAAAATGTTTTTAGTACCAGATGTTTTACCTGATTGAAAGTAACGCCAGTCACCCTGACTGTAGTACAGTACTTTAATGTTGACACCCAGAAGTTTCTCAAAATCCACAATTTCACTAAAGCTTATTAGTTGTTCCTCAGGAATACCCAGGGATGCATGTATGGCTTTAGCACGACTCAGTATAACTGAATCACCGACATCAGTGTCGTCCATCAGGGCACACACACTAGCACTGAAGCACAGATTTGTGTTGTAATTGTTAAAGTCATACAGCCAGCGCTTCTTTTGTTTAATGATTTGACTACTCGCTATAGATTTCAACCGTCTTTTTGCACCACCGCGTCTGTTTTTAATTATTGTTACGACTAATTTGAGTGAATTGGATGCTAGGCATTCAGCATTACTTTGCAATGTGCGAGCAACAGAATTTAAAAATGATACAGAACTGAAATCATCCCTTGATTGTTTTGTAGTGAAAATGGGATCTAATGTGGCCCCACCTTCAAGTCTTAATTGAACAAAGTCCCCAGGATCAATGTCCCTGATGATTCTGTCCAGTAATGACTGAATAGTGTCATGTACGACATTTATGGCCTCTACAAATGATTGGATGCGGTCTAAATTTACAAATCTAAAATGATCAATGTGCAAGCGGGCATTGAAATTGCGGACATCtctttgttgatgaaaaaaatgctgtaaaaatactGCTTGATCTGCATTCACTACATTATCATTATCAACATTACCAACAGGTGCTGCATTATGTGCCCTTTCAGCATGTGTTTCCAGAGGCTCTCTGCTTTGAGCATTTGGAGACACAGTGGGGTTAACACCTCCAGGGTTATCTTGGTTACGTGAAGGACTCTGTGCATGTATCAGCATCTGTGGGTTTTGTGTAGATATAGATCTGTGAGCTGCCTCTCGTCGTTTTCTAGCTGCTAGCGATCGTTTAGATCTAATCAACAGCTTTAGAGCCCGTTTAAGTATTCTCGATCTGTATGCCCTCTGTGGACCCATTTTAAATAATTTCGTCCCTTTTTTTGGTAATTTCTGCATCCCGTAACCAACCATGCATAGTCACAGTGATTCCTTTTTATTAGGTTGTGATAATACAATAGCATGCTCTCTTTTGAATTCAGATAGTTCTGCGATAATGTCAGATGTTGGATATGCATTCATGAATCTTTCATAGGTATCACAAAAATATTTTAGTTTGTTCTGGTAAAGTTTGCATTGGACATACTGTCCAGACATAGCAGTAAGCATGATGTCCTGTTCATCAGCCCACACAGGTCTCACTGTGTAAGCTGATGTAGAGTCAACTCTCTGCTTTTTGCTTACTCTCCGTTTTGAATCAGAACGTTTTTTTAGAGGCATTACAATACCAAAATCACTAGACGAACCTTCAGAAGTATTAACTGATGGTTGCTCAGTGTGCTGCACCCGTATAGTGTTCATATTTATAGCCTTTGGAATTAAATTCCCGGGTTGCTTGGGGGATGTAGCTCTAGCCTCACGTTTCTTCGGTACTGAATTCCTGGGATACTTGATGGACGCAGTCGTATCTTCACGATTCACAATATTGCTTGGTGAAAGAGGCTTTGTTCGTGAAAGAGGCGTTGTTCTCACGATCACATTAGCTCTTTGCGGAGTTATCTGCGGCGAGTCATAATTACACCTCTGCAGAGACGACGTTGCTGAAAGAAAAGATACTAGCGTCAGTTCATCGTGAAGTTAGAGTAACATAGAAAACAACATAGGATCAACATAGGAAAAGTTACAGGTGCCAGTTAAGCAATTTTCATTGCGACATTGTATGTATAAAGGCAGTATAGAATGGAATAAATATATACTTACAAGCATGAGTTGCATATTGTACTTCTACAGGCCCTGGATTAGTAGTCTTCTCATTGAACGATGTCGACGGGATGGGAATATTCTCTTTTGCAAATTCAAGTTTTTTGGCCACTAGTTGAACATCTGTAAATAAAACATAACTATTAGACCCATCAGAAATGCTTTTAACACAACAGAAAAGCTTTTCTTCACGGACCTGATAATCGTAAATTACCTTTTCTATTCTTGAGGTCCCTTCTTATTGATTTTCCGGATTTTTTTGGAGCGTTAGGAGCCGGGGGAAGTACAGGACTACAGGGCACTTCTACGAGTTCGATAGCCGAATCCCGATTTTCAGCTGTTGCATACAGGGGCAGTACAGAACTACAGTGCACTTCTACGAGTTCGATATCCGAGTCCCGATTTTCAGCTGTTTCAAAGTCTTGATTGTTTTCCATCATAAAAACTGACCGCATCATTTCAGTATCTGAATGAGAAATTTTACTTAGCATCAGGTCTAGAAGCACATATTTAATCAGTTATTATACAAATAGTAATAAAGCTGCTGATAATATACATAATTACCTGTGACCGATTGATGAAAACCTGGAACATTTGACTCATCAATTACATCTTCACTGGGTCCATAATTCAGAGTACTAAAAATGTTGTTAAATCCTGGACTCATACACTCTTCTTAaataagaaagaatgaaagaatatATAATTAATATACAAAATATGATAATTAATATACAAAATATGAACTTAATCAGAGTGAGATGACCCTCCTTTCAATATATTCAATATAATACCTAATTGGGAATTCGTAAGAAAGGTATCGAAATGATCTCCGGAATTGTGGTTTTCCATCTGAAATAAAATGtaacacattaatatatatatatatatatatatatatatatatatatatatatatatatatgcgctatGAAAGTAATATACGACAAAATATAATATTACAAAGGGTCTATATTAAATATctgaataagttataataataaaaatgattAACTATATCTAAGCAATGATTGCCCTATTCATCAGCAATATTTATTACGCATGTATTAAATATAAAATTACTTATCTATTCAATATTACAAAGGTAAATAACTTATAATAAACAGtatattaaatatttaaataagttataataataaaataaataactatCTAAGCCTTGGATGAACTATTCAATAACCATATATTACTCATGTATTAAACATAGGACAGAACTAGTATTCACCACTATAATTGACTAGCAAAGCATATAAGATAACAAGATAACTATAATGCagtaaaatttgtttaaaagaactgaaggcctcagttcttttaaacaaattttatctctactaacacagtacaaagatatatattaccTGTATTATAACGCAATAGGTCCTTGATATATGAAGCAGTGAGATTTACTTTATGGTATATATTCAGTCTCATATCATACAGACTAGATAATTGAAATATGGAAGGCTACAGTTTATCACTACACAAGAAATGGGAATTAAAAAAGTAAACTTACTGTTTAAAGAGATGAAGCGATGTTCAGTAGAACTGGAAAAATACTTTCTTGGTAAATCTGCACTGCTATGAATGGGCCTTTGCACTCTATTTAAAGGGCTTCAGCTCAGAAAATCACACCCACCAAAAACAGTCAGGGGCGTCACTCCACAGGGTAACAGCCAATCATGATATCTTTATATTTAGACGCCTCAGCTGTTGTCTTTTAAATGAAATTACTTTTCAAGCATAATATAGTTGGTATTAAAGTTTCCATTTAATATCATTTCATACAGAGGCCATTCTGATAAAGACATCAAACGTCAAATTCCTCATCATGGATTCTAGAAACCTTGAAAAAATATTGAATAAGCAGTATTTCACACCTAAAGCTGCTGGTTCCTTTGGTGGAATTGACAAATTATATAGAGAAACAAGAAGAAATCAGGCGATTAAAGAAGCGATTGTGCGTGATTGGTTGAATAGACAAGATTCATATATTTTGCACAAGCCTGTAAGAAAGAGATTTAAGACAAATAAAATCTTAGTTTCAAATATAGACCAACAGTGGCAAGCGGATCTCGTAAGTTTAATTGAATATTCAAGGGAAAATGATAATGTCAAATATATCCTGACAATTATAGATATTCTATCAAAATTTGCATGGTGCGTCCCCTTATCAAACAAGACTGGATCAGGTGTAGCCAGATCTTTTGAACGAATATTTCAAAATGAAAAACGCATACCGAAGAAATTACAGACGGATCGGGGTAAAGAATTTGTGAACGCCTCTATGAAACGTATTTGTAAAACGTATAACATTTTGCATTTCTATACGAACAATTTAGTAAAAGCCGCTGTGGTGGAGAGATTTAATCGTACGTTAAAATCCAGGATGTTTCGCTACCTTACAAGACAAAACACGTTTAGGTACATTGATATTTTACCGGATTTGGTGCATAGTTACAATCATACTTTTCATTCGAGTATTCGCTGTAGACCTGTTGATGTTACGAGCAAAAATTCGTTACAAATATGGAAAAATATTTACAGCTCTAGTATGAATAATAAGTCGATTAAACCTTCTTTAAAAATTGGTGATAATGTACGCTTGTCTCAATATAAACGTACTTTCGCTAAGGGATATGAACAAACATACACTGAAGAAATATTTATGATTAGTGGCATTAATACAAAATTTCAAATACCTCTCTACAAAATCGTTGATTTGCGCGGAGACCCTGTGGAGGGAACATTTTATAAGGAGGAACTACAAAAAGTTTCAGCGGATGAGAATCGACTCTACAAAGTAGAAAAAATTTTGAGACGAAGACGCGTCAAAAATATATCGCTGGTTCTCGTTAAGTGGTTGGGATACCCATCATCCTTCAATAGTTGGATTAAAGAAGACCAGTTGACGGACATGTAATTATGGATTCTGGCTCATTCTATATTACATTACCTAGCAATGCCTCCTCTAAAATTTTTCCAGACAACACGATATCTACGTTTACTACAAAACTGGCAAAACCCGTATACCTTACAGGAACGTATGAAGTAGCACTCACAGAAATTCAGTACCCCCATACCTGGTTTACCTTTGAAAATAACGAAGGCTCATTTTATATCGGAAAACGAGGAGATATCCAGAGGGAATATTTCGTAAAAGCAGGATATTATTTAAATATTTCTGAACTCATAAGAGCCATTAATGAACGTATTGACACATTGAAGGTAGCCGCCGATGGTTTTAAACTTCGTTATGATGAAGTGAAGAGAAGTGTGACTCTATCGGATTCCCCTACGATTCAGTTTGCTCCAGGACAAAAATTGGCTCATATTTTAGGATTGCAACCGTATATTGAGGCGTATGATAATAGCCTGTTAGAGAGAAAGAAGTCGTATGCCGATATAAAAGACGGATTTTATACATTATTTGTTTACACAGATATAATTCAACACCAACTTGTTGGAGACAGTTATGTTCAACTTCTGAGAACCGCACAAGTCAGCGGTAAAAGCTCGGATATTATCACCCTCCAGTACACGCGTCCAGATTATGTACCTCTATGCAAACATAGCTTTGATTCTATAACCATATCTATCTTGACAGATCAGGGTACCCCTGTTAAATTCAAGTACGGAAAAACAATCGTACGATTACACTTTAGGCAGCGACGTGATTGACACGATAAAATGGTGTCTCATAGGGTTTACGGCGATCCAAGCATTTATATCCGCTATTACATAGCTCAGACGGGCAACGGCTTAGAGGGATTTCGCGGTGATGAGTACATGTATGGAGCTGGTCTGGCTGGGATTTTTAGGGGTCTGTTTCGAAAAGCCATGCCCCTCTTCCGAAAAGGATTAGAAATAGTAAAACCGCATGTAAAAACAGCAGTCAAAAATATCGCTAAAGATGCCGTTACCTCCCTCTCTACAACCGTCATGAATAGATTAAACACGCCTCCTCAGGAAGGATCTGGCCTTGTTTATGTCGCTAAAaaacagaaaaagagaaaaaggcgTACTCTTCCTTTTCTTATGAATAAAATTACTCCCGCAAGACGTAACCGTCAGAAAAGAATAAGGCGCTCTGTTGAAGACATCTTCTAAGCAATTATCATGGCTTTCGTACACGATGCTTCTGTAGAGTGCACAAAATCGGAACTGGATATTTTTGACATTCCCCCTACGCAAACAAGTATCGAGAAATCGCTTTTTGTAGAAGTGCAACCTATTGCGGCTCTGGCGGACAATGCCCCGCTAGAATTTTTCATATCAGGAAGCGGAGAATATTATTATGATTTGAACAATACCCTACTCTACATAAATTGCCGGGTCGTAAAACAAGATAATTCGAATATAGCCGATGGAGCTCGTGTAGCTATGATAAATTACCCGATCGCTACATTATTTAATCAGGTTGATATTACTTTGGGAGATCGCCTCATCTCTCAATCAGACAATCTTTACAGCTATAGAGCCTACATTGAAACATTATTGAATTACAGCGCACAGACTTTGGCTTCTCAGTTTACATCGGGATTATTTTATAAAGACACTGCGGGACAACACAATGTCCGAATCCTGGATGGTGCAAATGTGGGATTCAACAAGAGAGCTCTAGCAGTTATGCACTCAAAACCTGTGGATCTGTTGGGACCAATTTTTGGTGATATATTTAATCAACCGAAACTTATATTGAATGGTCTTGACCTTAAGATCAAGTTGACGAGAAACAAGGATTCTTTCTGTTTGATGTCTGCTGAAGTTGATCCGCTTAAAGTACAAATCATGCATGCTTGTCTCTATGTAAAGAGAGTACAAGTTTCACCGGCTGTCCGGATAGGCCATAGTCAGGCGTTGCTAAATGCAACAGCAAAATACGCTATTGATAGGGCCTGCATGAAAGTGTACAGTATTCCTACAGGTACTCGCATCTCAAACCATGAAAATTTATACTTAGGCGTCATACCGAAAACTGTTATATTGGGATTTGTAGATAACGAAGCATTTAGCGGTGCGTATAATAAAAATCCATTGTACTTTCCGCATTACAACATTAACCACGCCTCTTTATATTTAGAGGGTCATCAAATACCATCTCAACCCTTCCAACCCAATTTTAATATTGATCTAGCCGTCAGAGAATATATGTCTTTAGCGCAAATTTCAGGGAAATATAAAGCGGACTGCGCTCTGTCGATCGATCGAGAAGAATTTATGGACGGCTTCACGTTCTTTGCTTTTGATTTATCAGCCGATCAAGAACCTGGAAGTCACTTCTCACTCATCAAAACGGGCAACCTGCGGGCTGAAATACGCTTTGCTCTACCTACGCCACACACCGTAAATATGATAGTGTATGCCCTGAACTCAACTATTCTAGAGATTAATAATCGTCGTGAAGTGTTGTATGATTTTTACTGATGGATTCCCTACAACTCACAAACATGATGAAGGCCGATCTCTATACAGAATGCATATTTTCTGGGGTGTATCCGTGTGATTTGCTTCCGTCAACCAGAGTCACTCAGAGACCCGCTGCGTACATCGTCAATACAGACAAATCCAATCAGAGTGGCAAACATTGGATATTAATTTTACTATGCGATGATAAGAAGTCCATATTTTTTGACAGTTATGGATTACCCCCGGAAAATGAAATTTTTCCTCGTGATTTTGTAAAGTTTTTAAAGAGAAATAGTGAATTATACTGCTTTCAAGATAAGCAGCTTCAGCAATCATTTAGTACTGCTTGCGGTCAATATTGTGTGTTTATGCTTTGGCATTTAGCAAGAGGACGGACATATAGTGAAATATTGGAACAATTTAGTAATGATTTAAAGCAAAACGATAATATAGTTCTTGCTTTTGTAAAGAAAATTTCATCTGATCCAAAAGGCTATAGTTGTATGAATCATTTTAACTTTGTTCAACGATGTGTTAATTTCTGTTCCTTTCGAGATTCAAAATGACAACTGGGGTTCTCACACTACAGTGAATCCTGTCTCTGACTATGATCCATTTGAAAAAATCATTAGGCACTTGAAAAAACATTACTGAGAGGTAATTGACAAAAAACTACAACTGTACCTTCTCTCTGTTATTGAAAAACTATGAATACACGGCAAACAGGTGATGGTGAATGAATGTTCGCTTCAAGACTCACAACTGTTGCAACGTCATTAGGAAGCTGAAAAAACACATTTGCTATTGAAAACACTTAACACAAGAACTGGTCTCTTGTAAAGTCAGCTGTTGTCCCTAATGCTTCTACAAGATGCTTGAATCCTAAATTCAACTGCTCAGTTATTTGCGGCTTTGATAATTGCTGTGTATTGCGGATATTCAA is drawn from Anomaloglossus baeobatrachus isolate aAnoBae1 chromosome 3, aAnoBae1.hap1, whole genome shotgun sequence and contains these coding sequences:
- the LOC142296621 gene encoding uncharacterized protein LOC142296621 isoform X1, with translation MENHNSGDHFDTFLTNSQLEECMSPGFNNIFSTLNYGPSEDVIDESNVPGFHQSVTDTEMMRSVFMMENNQDFETAENRDSDIELVEVHCSSVLPLYATAENRDSAIELVEVPCSPVLPPAPNAPKKSGKSIRRDLKNRKDVQLVAKKLEFAKENIPIPSTSFNEKTTNPGPVEVQYATHASTSSLQRCNYDSPQITPQRANVIVRTTPLSRTKPLSPSNIVNREDTTASIKYPRNSVPKKREARATSPKQPGNLIPKAINMNTIRVQHTEQPSVNTSEGSSSDFGIVMPLKKRSDSKRRVSKKQRVDSTSAYTVRPVWADEQDIMLTAMSGQYVQCKLYQNKLKYFCDTYERFMNAYPTSDIIAELSEFKREHAIVLSQPNKKESL
- the LOC142296621 gene encoding uncharacterized protein LOC142296621 isoform X2 is translated as MSPGFNNIFSTLNYGPSEDVIDESNVPGFHQSVTDTEMMRSVFMMENNQDFETAENRDSDIELVEVHCSSVLPLYATAENRDSAIELVEVPCSPVLPPAPNAPKKSGKSIRRDLKNRKDVQLVAKKLEFAKENIPIPSTSFNEKTTNPGPVEVQYATHASTSSLQRCNYDSPQITPQRANVIVRTTPLSRTKPLSPSNIVNREDTTASIKYPRNSVPKKREARATSPKQPGNLIPKAINMNTIRVQHTEQPSVNTSEGSSSDFGIVMPLKKRSDSKRRVSKKQRVDSTSAYTVRPVWADEQDIMLTAMSGQYVQCKLYQNKLKYFCDTYERFMNAYPTSDIIAELSEFKREHAIVLSQPNKKESL
- the LOC142296621 gene encoding uncharacterized protein LOC142296621 isoform X3 codes for the protein MENHNSGDHFDTFLTNSQLEECMSPGFNNIFSTLNYGPSEDVIDESNVPGFHQSVTDTEMMRSVFMMENNQDFETAENRDSDIELVEVHCSSVLPLYATAENRDSAIELVEVPCSPVLPPAPNAPKKSGKSIRRDLKNRKDVQLVAKKLEFAKENIPIPSTSFNEKTTNPGPVEVQYATHASTSSLQRCNYDSPQITPQRANVIVRTTPLSRTKPLSPSNIVNREDTTASIKYPRNSVPKKREARATSPKQPGNLIPKAINMNTIRVQHTEQPSVNTSEV